One part of the Marinobacterium rhizophilum genome encodes these proteins:
- a CDS encoding TetR family transcriptional regulator: MVRRTKEEALETRNSLITAALEQFCEKGIARTTLSDISAAAGVTRGAFYWHFKNKAQLFEALWAQLRNPLEELAELSENPQEPRPMEKLHELIVLLLQTVVSSPVHQHIFRLLINRNDLEGELQEIGEHMQLMHAQFRARTQRMLTNAVNQGQLPVGLPVGLASYMLHSMIDGLIANWMAGDKQVDMHVEAPIMADAMLVMLRQGFVSAD, from the coding sequence ATGGTGCGTCGTACAAAAGAGGAAGCGCTGGAGACCCGCAACAGTCTGATCACGGCTGCGCTGGAGCAGTTTTGCGAAAAGGGCATTGCCCGTACCACGCTGTCGGACATTTCCGCGGCAGCCGGAGTGACTCGCGGTGCCTTTTACTGGCATTTCAAGAACAAGGCGCAGCTGTTCGAGGCCCTTTGGGCACAGCTGCGCAATCCGCTGGAAGAGCTGGCCGAGCTCAGTGAAAATCCACAGGAGCCCAGGCCCATGGAAAAGCTGCACGAGCTGATCGTGCTGCTGTTGCAGACGGTGGTCAGCAGTCCTGTGCATCAGCATATCTTCCGGCTGCTGATCAATCGCAATGACCTGGAGGGGGAGCTGCAGGAAATCGGTGAGCACATGCAGTTGATGCACGCACAGTTTCGCGCCCGTACGCAGCGCATGCTGACAAACGCAGTGAACCAGGGGCAGTTGCCGGTGGGCCTGCCGGTGGGTTTGGCGTCCTACATGCTGCACTCGATGATCGATGGGCTGATTGCCAACTGGATGGCCGGAGACAAGCAGGTCGATATGCATGTCGAGGCGCCGATAATGGCTGACGCCATGCTGGTCATGCTGCGTCAGGGCTTTGTATCTGCGGACTGA
- a CDS encoding efflux RND transporter periplasmic adaptor subunit, whose amino-acid sequence MLNTPFRRTLTVAVLAGILLTGCDNSGPANASTGTPMATEVDVVTLHSQAVSLTTELSGRTSAYRIAEVRPQVSGIIIERLFSEGSDVKAGEVLYRIDPASYKAEVAIAEAAVAKARASESSARLKAQRYAELVKTNAISTQDHDDAQASLKQQQAEIASAQAQLAAARINLAYTEIKAPIAGRIGTSAITEGALVTAQQSSALASIQQLNPLYVDMRQSTAELLRLKRSLADGTLVTVAGDKAAIKLHLEDGSTYAQQGLLQFADVSVDESTGMVNLRAEVPNPDLFLLPGMFVRGELTEGERPQGLLVPQVAVTRTPNGRATVLTVDAQDTVALRDISISRAIDDQWLVESGLEDGVRVITAGTQKVRPGMTVRISTPDSASTAASQH is encoded by the coding sequence ATGCTGAACACCCCATTTCGCCGTACGCTGACCGTTGCCGTGCTGGCCGGCATCCTGCTAACCGGCTGTGACAACTCCGGCCCCGCCAACGCCAGCACCGGTACCCCCATGGCCACCGAGGTCGACGTGGTGACGCTGCACAGCCAGGCGGTCAGCCTGACCACAGAATTGTCCGGGCGCACCAGCGCCTACCGCATTGCAGAAGTTCGCCCCCAGGTCAGCGGCATTATTATTGAACGCCTGTTCTCCGAAGGCTCGGATGTGAAGGCAGGTGAAGTGCTGTACCGCATAGACCCCGCCAGCTACAAGGCTGAAGTGGCCATCGCCGAAGCCGCCGTCGCCAAGGCCCGCGCCTCTGAAAGCAGCGCTCGCCTCAAGGCACAACGTTACGCCGAACTGGTCAAAACCAACGCCATCAGCACCCAGGATCACGACGATGCCCAGGCCAGCCTGAAACAGCAGCAGGCCGAGATCGCATCGGCCCAGGCACAACTGGCTGCCGCGCGCATCAACCTGGCCTACACCGAAATCAAGGCCCCCATTGCCGGTCGTATCGGCACGTCCGCCATTACCGAAGGCGCGCTGGTCACGGCGCAGCAGAGCTCGGCCCTGGCCAGCATTCAGCAACTCAACCCGCTCTATGTCGACATGCGCCAGTCCACCGCCGAGCTGCTGCGCCTCAAGCGCAGCCTGGCCGACGGCACCCTGGTGACCGTCGCCGGCGACAAGGCCGCCATCAAGCTGCACCTTGAGGACGGTTCAACTTATGCCCAGCAGGGTCTGTTGCAGTTTGCCGATGTCAGCGTCGACGAGAGCACCGGCATGGTCAATCTGCGTGCCGAGGTCCCCAACCCGGACCTGTTCCTGCTGCCCGGCATGTTTGTGCGCGGCGAACTGACCGAAGGCGAACGCCCCCAGGGCCTGCTGGTGCCACAGGTGGCCGTGACCCGTACTCCCAATGGCCGCGCGACGGTACTGACGGTGGATGCACAGGATACCGTGGCCCTGCGCGATATCAGCATCAGCCGCGCGATCGATGACCAGTGGCTGGTGGAGTCCGGCCTGGAAGACGGCGTGCGCGTGATCACCGCCGGTACTCAGAAGGTGCGTCCCGGCATGACCGTCAGGATCAGCACACCGGATTCGGCCAGCACCGCCGCCAGCCAGCACTAA
- a CDS encoding OmpA family protein: protein MKKVITATMLVSVLAGCTTLDPYSREEKTANATKGAGIGAVSGALLGAAVSSGKDRGKGALIGALVGGAVGGGVGAYMDKQEMELRQQLDGTGVGVERVGDDIRLIMPGNITFQTGSAQLDTGFYAVLDDVALVLNKFKDSAVGVNGYTDSTGSFEFNQSLSEQRASSVASYLVGRGVSQLRLTTQGYGPRYPVADNGTAAGRAQNRRVEVYIRGTAS, encoded by the coding sequence ATGAAAAAAGTAATTACAGCAACGATGTTGGTAAGCGTGTTGGCGGGCTGTACGACGCTTGACCCCTATTCGCGGGAAGAAAAAACCGCCAATGCAACCAAGGGCGCCGGTATCGGGGCCGTCAGTGGTGCCTTGCTTGGTGCCGCCGTATCCAGTGGCAAGGATCGCGGCAAGGGCGCGCTGATTGGCGCCCTGGTTGGTGGTGCTGTGGGTGGTGGTGTTGGTGCCTACATGGACAAGCAGGAAATGGAACTGCGCCAGCAGCTGGATGGTACCGGCGTGGGTGTGGAGCGCGTGGGAGATGATATCCGTCTGATCATGCCAGGCAACATTACCTTCCAGACCGGCAGTGCCCAGCTGGATACGGGCTTCTATGCCGTGCTGGATGACGTGGCCCTGGTGCTCAACAAGTTCAAGGACAGTGCTGTCGGCGTTAACGGTTATACCGACAGTACGGGCTCCTTTGAATTCAACCAGAGCCTGTCCGAGCAGCGCGCATCCAGTGTGGCGAGCTACCTGGTGGGGCGCGGTGTCTCCCAGTTGCGCCTGACGACCCAGGGTTACGGTCCGCGTTACCCGGTGGCGGACAACGGTACGGCCGCTGGACGTGCGCAAAACCGCCGCGTGGAAGTGTACATTCGCGGCACCGCGAGCTGA
- a CDS encoding efflux RND transporter permease subunit: protein MARFFIDRPIFAWVIAIVIMLAGALSILTLPVAQYPTIAPPTVKINASYPGASSSAVENSVTQVIEQNMTGLDNLSYMSAQSDAAGNATITLTFASGTDPDIAQVQVQNKLQLATPQLPQVVQAQGIKVSKSSTGFLMVAALISKDGSMNSQDLGDYMTATLREPLSRIEGVGDVTVFGSQYAMRIWLDPNKLNSYSLTPQDVRSAVQSQNSQVAIGELGGLPAVQGQQFSATLMGQARKSSAEEFSNLLMRVNADGSKIYLRDVARVELAGQSYGTEAQYNGQPTAALAIQLATGGNALDTATAVRQKLAELAEFFPAEMAVVYPYDTTPFVKISIEEVVQTLFEAILLVFLVMYLFLQNFRATLIPTIAVPVVLLGTFGVMAAFGFSINTLTMFGMVLAIGLLVDDAIVVVENVERIMAQEGLSPLEATRKSMGQITGALIGIALVLSAVFVPMAFFGGATGAIYRQFSLTIVSAMALSVLVAMVLTPALCATLLKPVDSHGHSNKRGFFGWFNRLFDRGTRGYTNGVRRIVKQGIRYGVLYLGLIAVLAILFVRLPNSFLPEEDQGVFFSLVQLPAGASLERTNAVLDKTRTHLLEAEKDNIESVLTVAGFSFAGSGQNAGIVFVKLKDWDLRKAPGRDANSIIGRTMGFLMGIKEANAFAFNLPPIPELGTSSGFDLYLQDRANLGHERLIEIRNQLLGMAAQEPTLMGVRPNGMNDTAQFEIKVDYDRVLAQGLSIDDINDALSIAWGSAYIDDFIDRGRVKKVYLQADAAFRMTPEDLNLWHVRNNNGDMVPFSAFASTQWSYGSPRLERYNGTPAVNIVGQAAPGMSTGDAMAAVERLVQQLPPGVGIEWTGMSLQERMAGDQAPALYALSILIVFLCLAALYESWTIPFSVIMVVPLGVLGAVVAAVVYGLSNDVYFQVALLTTIGLSAKNAILIVEFAKHLHDQGTGLVEAVIEAARMRLRPILMTSLAFILGVLPLAISTGAGAGSRNAIGIGVMGGMISATVLAIFFVPLFYVAVMRLFGRRSTTAIPAHTEVTLND from the coding sequence ATGGCCAGATTCTTTATAGACCGCCCCATCTTCGCCTGGGTTATCGCCATCGTCATCATGCTGGCAGGCGCACTGTCGATCCTGACGCTGCCCGTGGCCCAGTACCCGACCATCGCCCCGCCAACGGTGAAGATAAACGCCAGCTACCCGGGCGCCTCCTCGAGCGCGGTGGAAAACTCGGTTACCCAGGTGATCGAGCAGAACATGACCGGGCTGGACAACCTGAGCTACATGTCGGCCCAGAGCGATGCCGCCGGCAATGCCACCATCACCCTGACGTTCGCCAGCGGCACCGACCCTGATATCGCCCAGGTACAGGTACAGAACAAGCTGCAACTGGCCACGCCGCAGCTGCCCCAGGTGGTGCAGGCACAGGGCATCAAGGTCTCCAAGTCCTCCACCGGCTTCCTGATGGTGGCCGCCCTGATCTCCAAAGATGGCAGCATGAACAGCCAGGACCTGGGCGATTACATGACCGCCACACTGCGCGAGCCGCTGAGCCGGATCGAAGGCGTCGGCGATGTCACCGTGTTTGGCAGCCAGTACGCCATGCGCATCTGGCTGGACCCCAACAAGCTCAACAGCTACAGCCTGACACCCCAGGATGTCCGCAGCGCCGTGCAGTCGCAGAACAGCCAGGTCGCCATTGGCGAGCTCGGCGGCCTGCCGGCCGTTCAGGGCCAGCAGTTCAGCGCCACCCTGATGGGACAGGCACGCAAAAGCAGCGCTGAGGAATTCAGCAACCTGCTGATGCGCGTCAATGCCGATGGCTCGAAAATCTATCTGCGGGACGTCGCGCGGGTCGAACTGGCCGGTCAGAGCTACGGTACCGAGGCGCAGTACAATGGCCAGCCGACCGCTGCGCTGGCCATTCAGCTGGCCACCGGCGGTAACGCCCTGGATACGGCCACGGCCGTGCGGCAAAAGCTCGCCGAGCTAGCGGAGTTCTTCCCCGCCGAGATGGCCGTGGTCTATCCCTACGACACCACTCCCTTTGTAAAAATTTCCATCGAAGAGGTTGTACAGACGCTGTTCGAGGCCATCCTGCTGGTGTTCCTCGTCATGTACCTCTTCCTGCAGAACTTCCGCGCGACCCTGATTCCCACCATTGCGGTCCCCGTTGTGTTGCTGGGTACCTTTGGCGTCATGGCGGCCTTTGGCTTTTCGATCAATACCCTGACCATGTTCGGCATGGTGCTGGCCATCGGCCTGCTGGTCGACGATGCCATTGTCGTGGTGGAAAACGTTGAGCGCATCATGGCCCAGGAAGGCCTGTCGCCCCTGGAAGCCACGCGCAAGTCCATGGGACAGATTACCGGCGCCCTAATCGGCATTGCCCTGGTACTGTCGGCGGTCTTCGTGCCCATGGCTTTTTTCGGCGGCGCCACCGGCGCCATCTACCGCCAGTTTTCCCTGACCATCGTTTCCGCCATGGCGCTGTCGGTACTGGTGGCCATGGTCCTCACACCGGCGCTCTGTGCCACCCTGCTCAAGCCCGTGGACAGCCACGGCCATAGCAACAAGCGCGGATTCTTTGGCTGGTTCAACCGCCTGTTCGATCGCGGTACCCGCGGCTACACCAATGGCGTGCGCCGTATCGTCAAACAGGGCATCCGTTATGGCGTGCTCTACCTGGGCCTGATTGCCGTGCTGGCCATCCTCTTTGTGCGCCTGCCCAACTCCTTTCTCCCGGAGGAGGACCAGGGCGTCTTCTTCAGCCTGGTGCAGCTGCCGGCCGGCGCCTCCCTGGAGCGCACCAATGCGGTACTCGACAAGACCCGCACCCACCTGCTGGAAGCCGAGAAAGACAATATCGAGTCCGTCCTCACCGTTGCCGGCTTCAGCTTTGCCGGCAGTGGCCAGAACGCCGGTATCGTCTTCGTCAAACTGAAGGACTGGGATCTGCGCAAAGCCCCGGGACGTGACGCCAACTCGATTATTGGCCGCACCATGGGCTTCCTGATGGGCATCAAGGAAGCCAACGCCTTCGCTTTCAACCTGCCGCCGATTCCGGAGCTGGGAACCTCCAGCGGATTCGACCTCTACCTGCAGGACCGCGCCAACCTGGGTCACGAGCGCCTGATCGAGATCCGCAACCAGCTGCTGGGCATGGCCGCACAGGAGCCGACCCTCATGGGTGTGCGCCCCAACGGCATGAACGACACCGCCCAGTTCGAGATCAAGGTCGATTACGACCGGGTACTGGCACAGGGCCTGAGCATCGACGATATCAACGATGCCCTCTCCATCGCCTGGGGCTCGGCCTATATCGATGACTTTATCGATCGCGGCCGGGTCAAGAAGGTCTACCTGCAGGCCGACGCGGCCTTTCGCATGACTCCGGAAGATCTCAACCTGTGGCACGTGCGCAACAACAACGGCGACATGGTGCCCTTCTCCGCATTTGCCAGCACCCAGTGGAGCTACGGCTCACCACGGCTGGAGCGCTACAACGGCACGCCGGCGGTCAACATTGTCGGCCAGGCGGCTCCGGGTATGAGCACCGGTGATGCCATGGCTGCGGTGGAACGCCTGGTCCAGCAACTGCCACCGGGTGTGGGTATCGAATGGACCGGCATGTCCCTGCAGGAACGCATGGCCGGCGACCAGGCACCAGCACTCTATGCGCTGTCGATCCTGATCGTCTTTCTCTGTCTTGCCGCGCTGTACGAGAGCTGGACCATTCCGTTCTCGGTCATCATGGTGGTGCCGCTGGGCGTACTGGGTGCCGTGGTCGCCGCCGTGGTCTACGGCCTGTCCAACGATGTGTATTTCCAGGTCGCCCTGCTGACCACCATCGGGCTCTCGGCCAAGAACGCCATCCTGATTGTGGAGTTCGCCAAGCACCTGCATGACCAGGGCACAGGGCTGGTGGAGGCCGTTATCGAGGCGGCCCGCATGCGCTTGCGCCCGATCCTGATGACATCCCTGGCCTTCATCCTTGGCGTACTGCCCCTGGCCATCAGCACCGGCGCCGGCGCTGGCAGCCGCAACGCCATCGGTATCGGCGTGATGGGCGGCATGATCAGCGCGACCGTGCTGGCCATCTTCTTCGTCCCGCTGTTCTATGTGGCGGTAATGCGCCTGTTTGGACGCCGCAGCACCACAGCCATACCGGCGCACACCGAGGTCACTCTGAATGATTAG
- a CDS encoding TatD family hydrolase, whose translation MDADLELFDSHCHLDFDVFDGWRDQALQQARRAGVRQILLPGVTAEHWPRLLRLCQCPPGAGSVHYPLLHPALGMHPCFMHRHLPEHLDELRRRLAAGEALAVGEIGLDFFIADHQAQAQQALLEQQLRLARQFDLPVLLHVRKAHDAMLKTLRRFRLPRGGIVHAFSGSEQQARIYIDLGFKLGFGGAISYDRATRLRQLAASLPLESLVLETDAPDMPLSDWRNEPNRPQRVADVLVVMTRLRGESPGDIAATTSANVRQLLGLSDRN comes from the coding sequence ATGGATGCTGATCTGGAGCTGTTTGACAGCCACTGCCACCTGGATTTTGACGTCTTCGATGGCTGGCGTGACCAGGCGCTGCAGCAGGCCCGTCGCGCCGGTGTCCGGCAGATTCTGCTGCCGGGTGTGACCGCAGAGCATTGGCCGCGGCTGTTGCGGCTATGCCAGTGCCCGCCGGGGGCTGGCTCCGTTCATTACCCCCTGCTGCATCCCGCCCTGGGCATGCACCCCTGTTTCATGCACCGGCATTTGCCTGAACACCTGGATGAGTTACGCCGGCGACTGGCGGCCGGTGAGGCCCTGGCCGTGGGGGAGATCGGGCTGGATTTTTTTATTGCCGATCACCAGGCGCAGGCGCAGCAGGCGCTGCTGGAACAGCAGCTCAGGCTGGCCCGGCAGTTTGACCTGCCGGTGCTGCTGCATGTCAGAAAAGCGCATGATGCGATGCTGAAAACGCTGCGCAGGTTCCGCCTGCCCCGCGGTGGTATCGTGCACGCCTTTTCCGGCAGCGAGCAGCAGGCGCGTATCTATATCGACCTGGGCTTCAAGCTGGGTTTTGGTGGCGCGATCAGTTATGACCGGGCAACCCGTCTGCGCCAACTGGCGGCGAGCCTGCCGCTGGAGTCGCTGGTGCTGGAAACCGATGCGCCCGACATGCCACTGTCAGACTGGCGCAATGAACCCAATCGGCCGCAGCGGGTGGCCGACGTGCTGGTGGTCATGACACGGCTGCGCGGGGAATCGCCGGGGGACATTGCTGCGACGACCAGCGCCAATGTGCGGCAGCTGCTGGGCTTGTCGGATCGAAACTGA
- a CDS encoding peptide chain release factor 3, giving the protein MSATELARAVGNRRTFAIISHPDAGKTTITEKLLLLGQLIQKAGTVKGKKSDRHATSDWMTMEQERGISITSSVMQFPYNGRTVNLLDTPGHEDFSEDTYRTLTAVDSALMVVDGAKGVEDRTIKLMEVCRLRDTPIFSFVNKLDRDIRDPIELLDEIEEVLSIEAAPITWPIGMGKEFKGVYNLYTDEIHVFEPGKGSVLAEDIRIKGIDSQAARELLDDIYDDFIDEMELVRGATHQWDREAFMAGKLTPVYFGTALSNFGVREMLHDFVEWAPAPAVRQTQSRPVEADEANFSGFVFKIQANMDPKHRDRIAFMRVCSGKYERGMKMRHTRIGKDVKIADAVTFLAGDRENVEEAWSGDIIGLHNHGTIQIGDTFTAGEDLKFTGIPHFAPEMFRRVRPKDPMKMKQLQKGLQQLSEEGAVQLFQPLKNNDLVLGAVGQLQFDVVVYRLLDEYKVDCVYEGVSVQTARWVECRDNKMLEEFRRKGYENLAIDGGGLLTYLAPTRVNLSLTQERWPDIAFRATREH; this is encoded by the coding sequence ATGTCAGCAACTGAGCTTGCCCGCGCCGTCGGGAACAGACGTACCTTTGCCATCATCTCCCACCCCGATGCCGGTAAGACCACCATTACCGAGAAGCTGCTGCTGCTGGGTCAGCTGATCCAGAAGGCGGGCACCGTCAAGGGCAAGAAAAGCGACCGTCATGCAACCTCCGACTGGATGACCATGGAGCAGGAGCGTGGTATCTCCATCACGTCCTCTGTCATGCAATTTCCGTACAACGGCCGCACCGTCAACCTGCTGGACACCCCGGGGCACGAGGACTTCTCGGAAGATACCTACCGTACCCTGACCGCAGTGGATTCGGCGCTGATGGTGGTGGACGGTGCCAAGGGTGTCGAAGATCGCACCATCAAGCTGATGGAGGTTTGTCGCCTGCGCGACACGCCGATTTTCTCCTTCGTCAACAAGCTCGACCGTGATATTCGCGACCCCATTGAGCTGCTGGATGAAATCGAGGAAGTGCTGAGCATCGAGGCGGCGCCCATTACCTGGCCTATCGGCATGGGCAAGGAGTTTAAAGGCGTCTACAACCTCTACACCGATGAAATCCATGTGTTCGAGCCCGGCAAGGGCTCGGTGCTGGCCGAGGATATCCGCATCAAGGGTATCGACTCGCAGGCCGCGCGCGAGCTGCTGGACGACATATACGACGACTTTATCGATGAAATGGAACTGGTACGCGGTGCGACGCACCAGTGGGATCGTGAAGCCTTCATGGCCGGCAAGCTGACACCGGTGTACTTCGGCACGGCCCTGAGCAACTTCGGCGTGCGGGAAATGCTGCATGACTTTGTCGAATGGGCGCCGGCGCCCGCTGTGCGCCAGACCCAGAGTCGCCCGGTGGAAGCCGATGAGGCGAACTTCAGCGGCTTTGTGTTCAAGATCCAGGCCAATATGGACCCCAAGCACCGTGACCGTATTGCCTTTATGCGGGTGTGTTCCGGCAAGTACGAGCGTGGCATGAAAATGCGCCATACCCGTATCGGCAAGGATGTGAAGATCGCCGATGCCGTGACCTTCCTGGCGGGGGACCGCGAGAACGTGGAAGAAGCCTGGTCCGGTGACATCATCGGACTGCACAACCACGGTACCATCCAGATCGGCGACACCTTTACCGCCGGCGAGGACCTGAAATTCACCGGTATTCCACACTTTGCGCCGGAAATGTTCCGCCGTGTGCGGCCCAAGGATCCGATGAAGATGAAGCAGTTGCAAAAAGGCCTGCAGCAGCTGTCGGAGGAGGGTGCCGTGCAGCTGTTTCAGCCGCTCAAGAACAATGACCTGGTGCTGGGTGCGGTCGGCCAGCTGCAGTTCGACGTGGTGGTCTACCGCCTGCTGGACGAGTACAAGGTGGACTGCGTCTATGAGGGTGTGAGCGTGCAGACGGCCCGCTGGGTCGAGTGCAGAGACAACAAGATGCTCGAGGAATTTCGGCGCAAGGGCTATGAGAACCTGGCCATCGATGGTGGCGGTCTGCTGACCTACCTGGCACCGACGCGCGTCAACCTGAGCCTGACCCAGGAGCGCTGGCCGGACATCGCCTTCCGGGCTACCCGCGAGCATTGA
- a CDS encoding beta-ketoacyl synthase, with translation MSQLPVIVGFGGINPAGRASSHHAYRRVILDKLDAHSRQQTLLSLATLMNLASYKDGHYLNAKGETLPLDELLTQVGQQIIDNTLIRRIHPDWFDVDAVMFNRPADIQASGEPLRFQLRSRHMPQQVPDNWEVRPLGPGQVEVTISGRSEVIFPDSKTAQVQSAGMLPTGFAPGTLYQSRNHPRNLQMTVFAASDALQSSGVPFERIAARVKPDQIGVYASNSIGQLDDFGFGGLTKFPALGKRTTSKQMPLGYAQMPADFVNAYVLGNVGVTSGALGACATFLYNLRNAVNDIRSGARKVALVGGSDAPVTPEIIEGFRAMGALAEDKDLLALDGLSQLGADDYRRACRPFANNCGFTIGESSQFVLLMSDDLALEMGAQIFGSVPDVFVNADGYKKSISAPGVGNYLCLGKAAGMVRTLLGEDALRQRSFVQAHGTSTPQNRVTESHVLNEIARAFGIESWPVAAIKSYLGHSQGTAGGDQLTLSLGTWQYGFIPGIHTTPQIADDVNSSNLLFPHQHLEVGPQGMDAVLLNAKGFGGNNASAPVLSPKATEKLLERRHGGQAMSAWRKQREAALGAAAAYEDDACKGLTRPIYRYDNGVLEGSDLQISDREVRLPGYEQPVSLIEDNPFKDMC, from the coding sequence TTGTCTCAGCTGCCTGTCATTGTCGGTTTTGGTGGTATCAATCCGGCCGGTCGAGCCTCGTCACATCACGCCTACCGTCGTGTGATTCTCGACAAACTTGATGCGCACAGCCGCCAGCAGACGCTGCTCAGCCTCGCCACCCTGATGAACCTGGCCAGCTACAAAGACGGTCATTACCTCAATGCCAAGGGCGAAACCCTGCCACTGGATGAGCTGTTGACACAGGTGGGACAGCAGATCATCGACAACACCCTGATCCGGCGCATTCACCCCGACTGGTTCGACGTTGATGCCGTGATGTTCAACCGTCCGGCCGACATTCAGGCCAGCGGCGAGCCGCTGCGCTTCCAGCTGCGCAGCCGCCATATGCCGCAACAGGTACCGGACAACTGGGAAGTACGCCCGCTGGGGCCGGGCCAGGTCGAAGTCACCATCAGCGGACGCAGCGAAGTCATATTCCCGGACAGCAAAACCGCCCAGGTACAGTCCGCCGGCATGCTGCCCACCGGTTTCGCACCGGGAACGCTTTACCAGTCGCGCAACCATCCGCGCAACCTGCAAATGACCGTCTTCGCCGCCTCCGACGCGCTACAGTCCAGCGGCGTCCCGTTCGAGCGCATCGCCGCCAGGGTCAAGCCCGACCAGATCGGCGTCTACGCCAGCAACTCCATCGGCCAGCTGGATGATTTCGGCTTCGGCGGCCTGACCAAGTTCCCGGCCCTGGGCAAGCGCACCACCTCCAAGCAGATGCCCCTGGGCTATGCGCAGATGCCGGCCGATTTCGTTAACGCCTATGTACTGGGCAATGTCGGCGTAACCAGCGGGGCCCTGGGCGCCTGCGCCACCTTCCTCTACAACCTGCGCAATGCCGTCAACGATATTCGCAGCGGCGCCCGCAAGGTCGCCCTGGTCGGAGGCAGCGACGCGCCCGTGACACCGGAAATTATCGAAGGCTTTCGCGCCATGGGCGCCCTGGCCGAAGACAAGGACCTGCTGGCGCTGGACGGCCTGTCCCAGCTCGGTGCCGACGACTACCGCCGCGCCTGCCGCCCCTTCGCCAATAACTGCGGCTTCACCATTGGTGAGTCCAGCCAGTTCGTGCTGCTGATGAGTGACGACCTGGCGCTGGAAATGGGCGCCCAGATCTTCGGCTCGGTGCCCGACGTTTTCGTCAATGCCGACGGTTACAAGAAGTCCATCTCCGCCCCCGGCGTCGGCAACTACCTGTGCCTGGGCAAGGCCGCCGGCATGGTACGCACCCTGCTGGGCGAGGACGCACTGCGCCAGCGCAGCTTTGTGCAGGCCCACGGCACCAGCACACCGCAAAACCGCGTCACCGAGTCCCATGTTCTGAACGAAATCGCCCGCGCCTTCGGCATCGAGTCCTGGCCGGTGGCGGCGATCAAGTCCTACCTGGGGCATTCCCAGGGTACTGCCGGCGGCGACCAGCTGACCCTGTCACTGGGAACCTGGCAGTACGGATTTATTCCCGGCATTCATACCACGCCACAGATCGCCGACGACGTGAACAGCAGCAACCTGCTGTTCCCGCACCAGCACCTGGAGGTCGGTCCCCAGGGAATGGATGCGGTACTGCTGAACGCCAAGGGCTTTGGCGGCAACAATGCCAGCGCCCCGGTGCTGTCACCGAAGGCGACAGAAAAACTGCTGGAGCGCCGCCACGGCGGCCAGGCCATGAGCGCCTGGCGCAAGCAGCGCGAAGCCGCCCTCGGCGCCGCAGCCGCCTATGAAGATGACGCCTGCAAGGGCCTGACCCGCCCGATCTACCGTTACGACAATGGCGTGCTGGAAGGCAGCGATCTGCAGATCAGCGACCGGGAAGTCCGCCTGCCGGGATACGAACAGCCGGTCAGCCTGATCGAAGACAACCCCTTCAAGGACATGTGCTGA